Proteins from a genomic interval of Nostoc sp. TCL240-02:
- a CDS encoding non-ribosomal peptide synthetase, protein MLEEMQGFRLSPQQKHLWQLQEIDNLPYRSQCAVLIEGDLDVNILKLVLETVVDRYEILRTNFRSLPGMTIPLQVIGKQKINWDDTCDLSSFTPQEQEESLTKLFHKISQQPFDIVQGSPLQLSLVTLSASKYVLIVSLSGLCADIATLEILVQEISQFYAAFLKGEEIENEPLQYADLAEWQNELLEGAETEAGRDYWQKQNIALDLQGLKLPFEKQSADELVFKPQTQSFAIAPELIKQIDILNQYNNSSISEFLLACWQILNWRLTKQEYLTIGMAFAGRKYQDLETVVGLFSKYLPLSINIESTSKIKDIVYINNKLIQQLDKIQDYFNWEQIAGLTQNTLHFFPLCFEFTEKPDKYLAADVSFTIYQQYACIERFTLKLSCLCQDDTLTAALHYNSSVFQAEDIKRLIEQFQTLLASAIANPDATISELEVLSQIERHQLLYEVNNNQRDYPQTKCIHQLFEEQAQKTPDNIAVVFEDQQLTYAQLNSKVNQLAHYLQQQGVKAEVVVGLCTERSLLMMIGLLGILKAGGAYLPLDPTLPQGSLNLRLQGIQVDIILTQQRWLDILPTDPAKVICLDTDWEVIAQNKNENPSSEVTPENLVYVLFTSGSTGKPKGVAIAHQQLLNYVNAIIDRLNLPGGINFATVSTLAADLGNTVIFPALCTGGCLHLISYQRATDSAALAEYCRKHPIDCLKIVPSHLASLLASSSAKFILPRQRLILGGEVANWQLIEQIQHYTPDCLIFNHYGPTETCVGVCTLEIVPGQVERHLAATVPLGRSIANTQVYILEENYKLAPLGVKGEIYIAGAGLARCYLNQPDQTALKFIPHPYSDIPGARLYKTGDLGRYLPNGTIEFLGRIDNQVKIRGFRIELGEIEAVLNQHPHVREVVVLVRESESGQKYLAAFVVPSEESPCSINELRGYIRDRLPEYMLPSTFIILKALPLTPNGKVDRQALLELNPVRPELETSFATPRTPVEEVLAGIWIGLLGIERVGIHNNFFDLGGHSLLATQVVSQVREAFQVEMRLRSLFEKPTIAGLAKLIETAMRSGEKLEIPPIERVTRNEALPLSFAQQRLWFLDQLDPSNPFYNISSAILLKGSLNVPILEQSFQEIVQRHEALRTSFVNVNGEPVQVIAPALNITLPVVDFQKLSLEEREAEARRLTNLHARHSFDLTQSPLLQTTLLQLAEDEHILLFTIHHIVADAWSAGVLIREVAALYESFSTSTLLLLPNLPIQYADFTLWQRQWLQTEVRSSQMAYWKQQLGGNLPVLQLPSERSRPAIQTFRGKKQSWSIPQTLSQALKSISQREAVTLFMTLLAAFKTLLYRYTSQTDILVGSPIANRNRSEIEGLIGFFVNTLVLRTDLSGNPSFRELLRRIREVTLDAYTHQDLPFEQLVAELQPDRNLGHTPLFQVMFVLQNAPMETLKLSGLSLTPVEVDTEIARFDLTLSLTDTAQGLIGVFEYNTDLFDSAAIARMQGHFQTLLEGIVANPDQQLLDLPILSQAEQQQLLVDWNDSQADYPKVCIHQLFEAQVERTPNANAVVFADQQLTYQQLNTRANQLAHHLQTLGVGKETLVGICTERSLEMIIGLLGILKAGGAYLPIDPAYPAERLAFMLEDAQVSVLLTQQNLLAALPQHQAQVVCLEKIPKGIADNPIHNATADNLAYVIYTSGSTGQPKGVQITHSAVVNFLSTMRLNPGLTQQDILLSVTTLSFDIAALELYLPLITGARLVIVSRQVATDATQLSEQLVSSGATVMQATPATWRLLLAAGWQGSSRLKILCGGEALDRSLADQLLKGGCQVWNLYGPTETTIWSAIHKVDEQMERQDGIVSIGRPIANTQFYILDPGQKLVPVGIPGELHIGGAGLARGYLHRPELTAEKFISHPFLNGVKDDQFSKNYRLYKTGDLVRYQADGTIEFLGRIDHQVKVRGFRIELGEIEALLNQHPEVQTSVVVIQGNEPSDRRLVAYVVLQRDRVVAISELSRFLEKKLPSYMIPRAFVILETLPLTPNGKIDRRALPAFDPAKLHLEAGAIAPRNPVEEVLAGIWQEVLGVEILSIYDNFFELGGHSLLATRVISRVKKAFEVDLPLRGLFESPTVARLAAEIHKAMKAEIVREIPPIQRVARDGHLPLSFAQQRLWLLEQLQPDSFMYNIPVAVRLIGSLNVALLEQSLNEIVRRHEVLNTTFYMVDGQPFQAIPTESGTNISTQTVTLPVLDLRDLPEVEREVKIQQLIIESAQHTFNLAQAPLMRCTVLCVGEQEHIVLFTIHHIVSDGWSMGIFIRELALLYEGFSCNKPFLLPELPIQYADFAVWQRQWLQGEVLETQLAYWKQQLGNNLPVMQLSDRPRTDIKTRRGASQTFVIPPQESLALQTLSRQQGVTLFMTLLAGFQVLLQRYTNQDDIVIGTDVANRNLAETELLIGFFVNLLVLRTDLSGNPSFRELLGRVRQVALGAYAHQDLPFDELVKALQPERNLSNTPPLFQVLFVLQNAPMPPLELPGITLSLLEIEHKVARFDLALFLTETEQGISGKWQYNSDLFDASTIILMTDRFQTLLKSIISQPDARIGSLEMLTEVEREQQAIQKKERRAFNQKKLIGITPKAVSLLPERLIKTNYLQPGQTFPLVIQPATDDIDLVAWAKNNQEFIQTELLKHGAILFRGFNVELVSEFENFAQTISPDLFGDYGDLPRTGEGGKVYGSTPYPPDKAILFHNESSHLHQWPLKIWFFCVQPAQQGGETPIIDCRQAYKILNPKLRERLDRKQLMYVRHYTNGLDVSWQNFFRTDDKSIVENYCRQTKIDFEWYDDNSLITRQVRPALAVHPKTNEPVFFNQIQLHHIAYLDPEVRESLLSTFGDEKLPRNVYYGDGTPIEDSAIAEINEVYQQSQTSFTWQKTDILMLDNMLNAHGRNPYIGSRKLVVAMAEMIQ, encoded by the coding sequence ATGCTAGAGGAAATGCAAGGTTTTCGACTCTCACCCCAGCAAAAACATCTGTGGCAATTGCAAGAAATTGATAACCTTCCTTATCGCTCTCAGTGTGCTGTTTTGATTGAGGGAGATTTAGATGTCAATATTTTAAAATTAGTCTTAGAAACAGTTGTCGATCGCTACGAAATTCTCCGTACAAACTTTCGCTCTTTACCTGGAATGACTATCCCATTGCAGGTAATTGGTAAGCAGAAGATAAATTGGGATGACACTTGTGATTTGAGCAGTTTTACACCTCAAGAGCAAGAAGAATCGCTGACAAAATTATTTCATAAAATCAGTCAACAGCCTTTTGATATTGTACAAGGTTCTCCTTTGCAGTTATCTTTAGTGACTTTATCGGCATCCAAATATGTATTAATTGTGAGCTTATCAGGGCTTTGTGCAGATATTGCTACGCTAGAAATTTTGGTGCAAGAAATTAGTCAGTTTTATGCAGCTTTCTTAAAGGGTGAAGAAATAGAGAATGAACCATTACAATATGCAGACCTAGCTGAATGGCAAAATGAATTGTTAGAAGGAGCAGAGACAGAAGCTGGTAGAGACTATTGGCAAAAACAAAATATTGCGTTGGATTTACAAGGGTTAAAACTTCCTTTTGAAAAACAATCTGCTGACGAATTAGTATTTAAACCACAAACGCAGAGTTTTGCGATCGCTCCTGAATTAATAAAACAAATTGACATCCTAAATCAATATAATAATAGTTCAATATCTGAGTTTTTATTGGCTTGCTGGCAGATTTTAAATTGGCGCTTAACTAAACAAGAATATCTGACAATAGGCATGGCTTTCGCCGGGAGAAAATATCAAGATCTAGAGACAGTTGTTGGACTATTTTCTAAATATTTACCGTTAAGTATTAACATAGAATCAACATCTAAAATTAAAGATATTGTATATATTAATAACAAATTAATTCAGCAGTTAGATAAAATCCAAGATTATTTTAACTGGGAACAAATAGCAGGATTAACACAAAATACCTTACATTTCTTTCCGCTTTGTTTTGAATTTACAGAAAAGCCAGATAAGTATCTAGCTGCTGATGTATCTTTTACAATTTATCAGCAGTATGCCTGTATTGAAAGGTTCACATTAAAACTTTCTTGCCTGTGCCAAGATGACACATTAACAGCAGCATTGCACTACAACTCTAGCGTATTCCAGGCAGAAGACATTAAACGTTTGATAGAGCAATTTCAGACTTTGTTGGCTAGTGCGATCGCTAATCCAGATGCGACAATCAGCGAGTTAGAGGTTCTCAGCCAAATTGAGAGACACCAACTGCTATACGAGGTGAATAATAATCAGCGCGATTATCCACAAACTAAATGTATTCACCAACTATTTGAAGAACAGGCACAAAAAACGCCTGATAACATTGCCGTTGTCTTTGAAGACCAACAACTGACTTATGCACAGTTGAACAGCAAAGTCAATCAACTAGCTCATTACTTGCAACAACAAGGAGTAAAGGCGGAAGTTGTAGTTGGACTTTGCACAGAGCGATCGCTCTTAATGATGATTGGATTATTAGGAATCCTTAAAGCTGGTGGCGCATACCTACCGCTAGATCCAACTTTGCCACAGGGAAGTCTGAACTTACGCTTGCAAGGTATTCAAGTAGATATCATCTTGACACAACAGCGTTGGCTAGATATTTTGCCAACAGATCCAGCCAAGGTAATCTGTTTAGATACAGACTGGGAAGTTATTGCTCAAAACAAAAATGAGAATCCCAGCAGTGAAGTGACACCTGAGAATCTAGTCTATGTACTGTTCACCTCTGGTTCTACAGGTAAACCGAAGGGAGTTGCGATCGCACATCAACAACTTCTGAATTACGTCAATGCCATTATAGATAGGTTAAACCTGCCAGGCGGGATCAACTTCGCCACTGTTTCCACCTTGGCTGCCGACTTGGGTAACACCGTTATCTTTCCTGCTCTTTGTACAGGAGGATGTCTGCATTTGATATCATATCAGCGTGCTACTGATTCAGCAGCCTTAGCAGAATACTGTCGCAAACATCCAATCGATTGTTTAAAAATTGTTCCCTCTCACCTAGCTTCGCTTTTGGCATCTTCTTCGGCTAAATTCATCTTGCCGCGTCAGCGATTGATTTTGGGTGGTGAGGTTGCTAATTGGCAGTTGATCGAGCAGATTCAGCACTATACCCCAGATTGCCTAATCTTCAATCACTACGGGCCGACAGAAACTTGTGTCGGTGTGTGTACCCTAGAGATTGTGCCTGGGCAAGTGGAGCGTCATTTGGCAGCAACAGTCCCTCTTGGTCGGTCAATTGCTAACACTCAAGTATATATCCTAGAAGAAAACTACAAACTAGCTCCCCTAGGAGTCAAGGGCGAAATCTACATTGCTGGTGCGGGTCTTGCTCGATGCTATCTCAATCAGCCCGACCAAACAGCTTTGAAGTTTATTCCCCATCCCTACAGTGACATACCGGGAGCGCGACTTTACAAAACTGGTGATTTAGGTCGTTATCTGCCAAACGGCACAATTGAATTTCTTGGCCGCATCGACAACCAAGTTAAAATTCGGGGTTTCCGTATCGAACTGGGTGAAATTGAAGCTGTATTAAATCAGCATCCTCATGTGCGAGAAGTTGTAGTTTTAGTAAGAGAATCAGAGTCTGGGCAAAAATATCTGGCAGCTTTTGTTGTACCTTCCGAAGAATCCCCTTGCTCGATCAATGAACTGCGCGGCTATATTCGAGACAGGTTGCCTGAGTATATGCTACCTTCAACCTTTATTATCCTCAAAGCATTACCACTAACTCCCAACGGCAAGGTAGACCGTCAGGCGTTGCTAGAACTTAACCCCGTGCGCCCTGAATTAGAAACCAGTTTCGCAACTCCTCGCACGCCAGTTGAAGAAGTACTAGCCGGAATTTGGATTGGGCTGCTTGGTATTGAGCGTGTGGGCATCCACAATAACTTTTTTGATTTGGGAGGGCACTCGTTACTAGCTACACAAGTTGTTTCCCAAGTGCGCGAAGCCTTCCAAGTAGAGATGCGGTTACGTAGTTTGTTTGAAAAACCTACGATCGCCGGACTTGCAAAATTGATTGAAACGGCAATGAGGAGCGGTGAGAAATTAGAAATTCCACCAATTGAGCGCGTGACTCGGAATGAAGCATTGCCTTTATCTTTTGCCCAGCAAAGATTGTGGTTCCTTGACCAATTAGATCCGAGCAATCCTTTTTACAACATTTCCAGTGCAATTCTACTCAAAGGCTCACTCAATGTCCCAATTTTAGAGCAGAGTTTTCAAGAAATTGTGCAACGCCATGAAGCTTTGCGAACTAGTTTTGTCAACGTCAACGGCGAACCAGTGCAAGTTATTGCGCCAGCACTCAACATAACCTTACCAGTGGTGGATTTTCAGAAGTTATCTCTAGAGGAACGAGAAGCGGAAGCTCGACGGCTGACTAATTTGCACGCACGACATTCTTTTGACTTAACTCAAAGTCCATTACTACAAACCACCCTCTTGCAATTAGCAGAGGATGAGCATATTTTACTGTTCACCATCCACCACATTGTTGCTGATGCTTGGTCAGCAGGGGTACTGATTAGGGAAGTGGCTGCACTCTATGAATCATTCTCTACTAGCACGCTTTTACTATTGCCCAATTTGCCTATCCAATATGCAGACTTTACCTTATGGCAGCGACAGTGGTTGCAAACAGAGGTACGTTCCTCTCAGATGGCTTACTGGAAACAGCAGTTAGGTGGGAATTTACCAGTGCTGCAACTCCCAAGCGAGCGATCGCGCCCAGCTATTCAAACCTTTAGAGGCAAAAAGCAGTCGTGGTCTATTCCTCAGACTCTCTCCCAGGCGCTCAAGTCAATTTCGCAACGGGAAGCAGTCACTCTATTCATGACTTTGTTGGCAGCATTCAAAACCTTGTTGTATCGCTATACAAGTCAAACTGATATCCTCGTCGGTTCTCCGATCGCCAATCGCAACCGCAGCGAGATAGAAGGACTAATTGGCTTTTTTGTCAATACCCTGGTTTTGCGTACCGACTTATCAGGGAATCCGAGTTTTAGAGAATTACTGCGGCGAATTCGAGAAGTAACACTGGATGCTTATACTCACCAAGATTTACCCTTTGAGCAGCTAGTTGCAGAGTTGCAACCAGACCGCAACCTAGGACACACGCCGCTATTTCAAGTGATGTTCGTGTTGCAGAATGCGCCAATGGAAACACTCAAGCTTTCAGGATTGAGTCTGACTCCGGTGGAAGTAGACACTGAAATAGCCAGATTTGATTTAACTTTGTCGCTGACTGACACTGCACAAGGATTAATTGGGGTGTTCGAGTACAACACCGATTTATTTGACTCAGCTGCGATCGCTAGAATGCAAGGACATTTTCAAACCTTGCTAGAAGGAATTGTCGCCAATCCAGACCAGCAGCTATTAGATTTACCAATTTTGAGCCAGGCAGAACAACAGCAACTGCTAGTAGATTGGAATGATTCGCAAGCTGATTATCCGAAAGTTTGTATTCATCAGTTGTTTGAGGCGCAGGTAGAACGAACACCAAATGCGAACGCAGTAGTTTTTGCAGATCAACAACTTACCTATCAACAGCTAAATACCCGTGCAAATCAGCTAGCACACCATTTACAAACACTGGGTGTAGGAAAAGAAACGCTAGTGGGAATTTGCACAGAGCGATCGCTAGAAATGATTATTGGACTATTGGGCATCCTGAAGGCGGGTGGTGCATATTTACCAATCGATCCAGCCTATCCTGCGGAACGCCTCGCATTCATGCTAGAAGATGCCCAAGTCTCAGTACTGCTAACTCAACAGAATTTACTAGCGGCGTTGCCACAACATCAAGCTCAGGTAGTATGTCTGGAGAAAATTCCCAAAGGTATTGCTGACAATCCCATTCACAACGCCACTGCTGACAACTTGGCTTATGTGATTTACACCTCCGGTTCTACTGGTCAACCAAAAGGAGTGCAGATTACCCACAGTGCTGTCGTTAACTTCTTAAGTACGATGCGCCTGAATCCTGGGCTGACTCAGCAAGATATCCTTCTCTCTGTCACCACATTATCCTTTGATATTGCCGCACTAGAACTATATCTGCCATTAATTACTGGCGCTCGTTTGGTAATAGTCAGCCGTCAAGTGGCAACTGATGCCACGCAGTTATCAGAACAGCTAGTTTCTTCTGGTGCTACAGTCATGCAAGCTACGCCAGCTACCTGGAGGCTGCTGCTAGCTGCTGGGTGGCAAGGTAGTAGTAGGCTGAAAATTCTTTGTGGCGGTGAAGCCCTCGATCGCAGTCTTGCCGATCAGTTGCTCAAAGGAGGCTGTCAAGTGTGGAACTTATACGGGCCAACAGAAACCACCATTTGGTCAGCGATTCACAAGGTAGACGAGCAAATGGAGCGACAAGATGGCATCGTCTCTATCGGTCGCCCAATTGCCAACACACAATTCTATATTTTAGATCCAGGGCAGAAACTAGTTCCTGTGGGAATTCCTGGTGAATTGCATATTGGTGGTGCTGGATTGGCTCGTGGTTATCTTCACAGACCAGAACTCACAGCCGAGAAGTTTATCTCTCACCCCTTTCTAAACGGAGTGAAAGATGACCAATTTTCAAAGAACTATCGCCTCTACAAAACAGGGGACTTGGTTCGCTACCAAGCCGACGGAACCATAGAGTTTTTGGGACGGATCGATCATCAGGTGAAAGTTCGGGGCTTCCGTATCGAACTCGGAGAAATTGAAGCCTTACTGAACCAACATCCAGAGGTACAGACAAGTGTAGTTGTGATTCAGGGCAATGAACCAAGTGATCGCCGTTTGGTAGCTTATGTAGTTCTTCAGCGCGATCGGGTAGTGGCAATTAGTGAACTAAGCCGCTTCCTAGAGAAGAAACTACCAAGTTATATGATACCAAGAGCCTTTGTGATTCTGGAAACATTGCCCTTAACACCTAATGGCAAAATAGACCGCCGTGCCTTGCCTGCGTTTGATCCAGCCAAACTCCATCTCGAAGCAGGTGCGATCGCACCTCGCAATCCAGTTGAAGAGGTATTAGCCGGGATTTGGCAAGAAGTTCTGGGTGTGGAAATCCTTAGTATCTACGACAATTTCTTTGAGTTAGGCGGGCATTCACTATTAGCAACCAGAGTTATTTCTCGTGTTAAGAAAGCTTTTGAGGTCGATTTACCTCTACGTGGTTTATTTGAGTCACCAACGGTAGCTAGACTAGCCGCAGAAATTCACAAGGCAATGAAAGCAGAAATAGTCAGAGAAATTCCGCCTATCCAGCGCGTTGCTAGAGACGGTCATTTACCACTGTCGTTTGCCCAACAAAGATTATGGTTATTAGAACAACTCCAGCCAGACAGCTTTATGTACAACATACCTGTAGCTGTGCGGCTCATAGGTTCTTTGAATGTGGCTTTGCTAGAGCAGAGTTTGAATGAAATTGTCCGTCGTCACGAAGTCCTAAATACTACTTTTTATATGGTAGATGGACAACCATTTCAGGCTATTCCTACTGAAAGTGGCACTAACATCTCAACCCAAACTGTGACATTGCCAGTATTAGACCTGCGCGACTTACCAGAGGTAGAACGGGAAGTTAAGATTCAACAACTCATTATCGAGTCAGCCCAACACACTTTTAATCTAGCCCAAGCTCCATTAATGCGATGCACTGTGCTGTGCGTCGGTGAACAAGAACATATAGTATTGTTCACAATCCACCATATTGTTTCAGATGGCTGGTCAATGGGTATATTCATTCGGGAGTTAGCATTACTGTACGAAGGCTTTTCTTGTAATAAACCTTTTCTACTCCCAGAATTACCCATTCAATATGCAGACTTTGCTGTATGGCAAAGACAGTGGTTACAAGGAGAAGTACTAGAAACCCAACTCGCCTACTGGAAGCAACAATTGGGGAATAACCTCCCTGTCATGCAATTATCAGATCGTCCCCGCACAGACATTAAAACCCGCCGGGGTGCTTCTCAAACTTTTGTAATTCCTCCTCAAGAGTCCTTAGCACTGCAAACCCTCTCACGCCAGCAGGGTGTCACCTTATTTATGACCTTGCTAGCAGGATTTCAGGTGTTACTACAACGCTACACAAATCAAGATGACATCGTGATTGGCACTGATGTCGCTAACCGTAACTTAGCTGAAACTGAGTTGTTGATAGGTTTTTTTGTGAATCTGCTTGTCTTACGCACCGACTTGAGTGGTAATCCAAGTTTTCGAGAGTTGCTTGGGCGAGTGCGCCAAGTAGCATTAGGAGCTTATGCTCATCAAGACTTACCTTTTGATGAATTAGTAAAAGCTCTACAACCGGAGCGGAATTTAAGCAATACTCCGCCATTATTTCAGGTATTATTTGTCCTCCAAAATGCACCCATGCCGCCTTTGGAATTACCAGGAATAACCTTAAGTTTGTTAGAAATTGAACACAAAGTCGCTAGATTTGATTTAGCACTATTTCTGACTGAAACAGAGCAAGGAATTTCAGGTAAGTGGCAATATAACTCTGACTTATTTGATGCCAGCACTATCATTCTTATGACCGATCGCTTCCAGACACTTCTTAAGAGTATAATTTCACAACCTGATGCACGGATTGGTAGCTTAGAAATGCTGACTGAAGTTGAAAGAGAACAACAAGCTATACAAAAAAAAGAACGTAGAGCCTTTAATCAGAAAAAGTTAATCGGCATTACTCCCAAAGCTGTTAGCTTGTTACCAGAAAGATTGATAAAAACTAATTATCTCCAACCTGGGCAAACATTTCCTCTCGTAATTCAGCCAGCTACAGACGATATTGATTTGGTCGCTTGGGCTAAAAATAACCAGGAATTTATTCAGACAGAATTATTAAAGCATGGGGCAATTTTATTTCGAGGTTTTAATGTAGAATTAGTCTCAGAATTTGAAAATTTTGCTCAGACAATTTCGCCAGACTTGTTTGGTGATTATGGTGATTTACCTCGAACTGGAGAAGGTGGTAAAGTTTATGGTTCTACCCCTTATCCGCCTGATAAAGCAATTCTTTTTCATAATGAAAGCTCTCATTTACATCAGTGGCCTCTAAAAATTTGGTTTTTCTGTGTGCAACCAGCACAACAAGGTGGAGAAACACCGATTATAGACTGCCGCCAGGCTTACAAAATTCTCAATCCCAAGCTGCGAGAAAGATTAGATAGAAAACAATTAATGTATGTTCGTCACTATACAAATGGGCTGGATGTAAGCTGGCAAAACTTCTTTCGTACCGATGACAAATCTATCGTAGAAAATTATTGTCGTCAGACTAAAATTGATTTTGAATGGTATGATGATAACAGTCTAATTACGCGCCAAGTTCGTCCAGCTTTAGCAGTACATCCAAAAACGAACGAACCTGTATTTTTTAATCAAATTCAGTTACACCATATAGCGTATCTAGATCCAGAAGTTCGGGAATCTTTATTGTCTACTTTTGGAGATGAAAAGCTACCGCGTAATGTTTATTACGGAGACGGTACTCCTATAGAAGACTCAGCTATTGCAGAAATAAATGAAGTTTATCAGCAGTCTCAAACTAGCTTTACTTGGCAAAAAACCGATATTTTGATGTTAGATAATATGCTAAATGCCCACGGACGAAATCCATATATAGGTTCTCGCAAACTTGTTGTGGCAATGGCAGAAATGATTCAGTAA
- a CDS encoding class I SAM-dependent methyltransferase: MISSKQRNTNHDAIASIYDLKTLLERHDIVLECIDKLILQNIPEGAHIFDLGCGTGQIAQRLLKRGYQVTGLDSSEGMLNIARENAPEAKFLLDDARFFKLPPTFNAVISTDVVLNYILSIEELQNTFQNVYDALLENGIFAFELYLEELCESSWKNNESGGGVKEDNVWVDIWSYDSNSKIGRKDTTRFEFINGNWQRLDRSFFLKAYSAAEVKIALEKVGFTEVSIYDINHELEVNKTSEAACFVCRKQLSK, encoded by the coding sequence TTGATATCTTCAAAACAACGCAATACTAATCATGATGCGATCGCTTCCATCTACGACTTGAAAACTCTACTAGAACGCCACGACATCGTGCTGGAGTGTATAGACAAATTAATCCTTCAAAATATTCCAGAAGGAGCACATATTTTTGACCTCGGTTGCGGTACAGGACAAATTGCCCAACGGCTACTAAAAAGAGGTTATCAAGTAACTGGACTTGATAGCTCTGAAGGAATGCTTAATATTGCTCGTGAGAATGCACCAGAAGCTAAGTTTCTTCTAGATGATGCCCGCTTTTTTAAATTACCGCCAACTTTTAATGCAGTTATTTCTACAGATGTAGTTCTGAATTATATCCTCAGCATTGAAGAATTACAGAATACATTTCAAAACGTGTATGATGCTTTGCTAGAAAATGGTATATTTGCTTTTGAATTATATCTAGAAGAATTATGTGAATCAAGTTGGAAAAATAATGAATCTGGTGGAGGTGTCAAAGAAGATAATGTCTGGGTTGATATTTGGAGCTACGATTCAAATAGCAAAATAGGTCGAAAAGACACTACCAGATTTGAATTTATAAATGGGAACTGGCAACGCTTAGATAGAAGCTTTTTCTTAAAAGCTTATTCAGCAGCAGAAGTTAAAATAGCTCTAGAAAAAGTAGGATTTACAGAAGTTAGTATTTATGATATTAACCACGAACTTGAAGTAAATAAAACCTCTGAAGCTGCCTGCTTCGTTTGTCGTAAACAGCTAAGTAAGTAG